The Methylomonas rhizoryzae genome includes the window GCGCGACCAGCTGAAACGCTTGGGTTTCGGCTACGACTGGACCCGCGAGCTGGCTACCTGCGACCCGGAATACTACCGCTGGGAACAGTGGTTCTTTCTGCGCCTGTTAGAAAAAGGCCTGGTTTACAAAAAAACCGCTCCGGTCAATTGGTGCCCGCACGATCAAACCGTACTGGCCAATGAGCAAGTCATAGACGGCTGCTGCTGGCGTTGCGACACCCCGGTCGAAAAGAAGGAAATTTCGCAGTGGTTTTTGAAAATCACCGCTTATGCTCAAGAATTATTGGACGACTTGCAAAAACTGCCCGGCTGGCCGGAACAGGTTCGCACCATGCAAGCCAATTGGATAGGCCGTTCCGAAGGCGTGGAAATGGATTTCGCGGTCGAAGGTTTCGCCGAGCCCATCCGCATTTACACCACCCGCCCGGATACCGTGATGGGGGTTACTTACGTAGCGGTAGCCGCAGAACACCCGGTCGCGCTGCACGCCGCTGCCGTCAATCCGCAGATTGCCGCCTTCATAGAATCGTGCAAACAAATGGAAACCTCGGAAGCCGCGATGGAAACCATGGAAAAACGCGGCATCGCTTCCGGCTACACGGCTGCTCATCCCTTGACCGGCGAGCAGGTGCCGGTCTGGATCGCCAACTTCGTATTGATGAGCTACGGCACCGGCGCGGTGATGTCGGTACCGGCCCACGATCAACGCGATTACGAATTCGCCCGAAAATACGGCATCAGCATTAAGCCGGTCATAGCCGCTGCCGACGGTTCCGACGACAGCACCCACGAAAAAGCCTTTACCGATAAAGGCGTACTGAAGAATTCCGGGGAATTCGACGGCTTGGATTTTAGCGGCGCCTTCAAGGCGATTGCCGACAAACTCATCGCCTTGGGCAAAGGCGAACCTAAAACCAACTTCCGCCTGCGCGATTGGGGTGTATCCCGCCAGCGTTATTGGGGCGCACCGGTGCCCGTCATCTACTGCGGCGATTGCGGCATGCTGCCGGTACCGGACGAGCAACTGCCGGTCACGCTGCCGCGCGACGTCGTGCTCGACGGTTCGCAGTCGCCGTTGGCCGCGCATCCCGAATTCCCACACGTAGCTTGCCCCCAATGCGGCAAACCCGCGCGGCGCGATACCGATACCTTCGACACCTTTATGGAGTCATCCTGGTATTTCGCCCGCTACGCCAGCCGCGATTGTCATACGGCGATGCTGGACCAACGCGCCGACTATTGGTTACCGGTCGATCATTACATCGGCGGCATCGAACACGCGATTTTGCATTTGCTGTATGCGCGGTTTTACACCAAGTTGCTGCGCGACCAAGGCCTGATTGGCTGCGACGAGCCGTTCAAAAACTTGCTGACTCAGGGAATGGTAGTCGCGGAAACCTTCTATCAACTGGACGAACACGGCCATAAACGCTATTTCAACCTGACCCAAATCGAAGTCGAACGCGACGCCAAAGGCAAAATCGTCGCGGCCAAACTACTGGACGACGGCTCGCCCGTCACGGTAGGGGCCATCGAAAAAATGTCCAAGTCCAAAAACAACGGGGTCGACCCGCAATTGTTGATCGACAAGTACGGCGCCGATACGGTACGGCTTTACACCATGTTCACCTCCCCACCGGATCAATCCTTGGAATGGAACGATGCCGGCGTGGAAGGCGCCTCCCGCTTTTTAAAACGTTTGTGGCGCTTGGTTTACCTGCACGTCGCTTCCGGTTTGCCTCAAAGCGCGGCAGACAAAAACACTTTCAGCGACGTACAAAAAGCCTTACGCCGTCAACTGCACCAGACTTTACAAAAGGTCAGCGACGACATGGCGCGCCGACACACCTTCAATACCGCCATCGCCGCGAATATGGAATTGGTCAACGCATTGAATAAGTTCGAAGACGACAGCGCAAACGGCCAAGCGGTACGTCAAGAAGCCTTGGAAGCCGTAGTATTGATGCTGTCGCCGATTGTTCCTCATATCTCGCAAGCGTTATGGCGCGAACTCGGCCATGCCGACGACATCGTTGTGCGCGCCTGGCCTACGCTGGACCCTTCCGCACTGGTACAAGACAGCATAGAGATGGTGGTGCAAGTTAACGGTAAGTTGCGCGGCAAACTGTCGGTAACAATTTCCGCATCCAAGCAAGAGATCGAAGCTTTAGCACTGGCGGACGACAACGTGCTGCGCTACATCGAAGGCAAGCCCATCAAGAAACTGATCGTCGTCCCGCAAAAACTGGTGAACATCGTTGTTTAAGTTCATGCGTTCAACCAAAGCAACACAACAGCTCAGCGGCATCGTGCTGGTTTTAGCCGCCTTGTGGCTAGGCGGCTGCGGATTTCATTTGCGCGGTTCGCTGGCCCTACCCAGCGAACTGAAACAATTATTTCTGTTCGGCTCTTCCGCGGCTTTAAAAGACGAAATCAAAAACATGCTGCGGGTTTCGGACGGCAAAATCGTCGCCTCGCCCAACGAAGCGGGCGTCGTGGTAAAAGTACTGAAAGAAGACCTGCGCCGGCGGGTGTTATCGGTCGGCTCCACCGGTAAATCCAGCGAGGTGGAGCTGAATTACTATTTGCGCTTTCAGTTTTACGACAATCAGGAAGCGCCGCTGTTGGACGAGCAAACCCTGGAAATCAGCCGCGACTACTTCAACGATCAAACCGCATTGTTAGCTAAAGACAACGAGGAACTGGTCATCAAAAAAGAAATTTACCGGCAAGCGGCCCGAATGTTGATGTTGCGCGCCCAAGCGGCGGTCGACAGCATTAAACGCTAAGCCCATGCGTTTAAAACCCGAGCAGTTGGACGCGCAATTGCAGCGCGGACCGAGTCCGGTCTATTTGATCAGCGGCGATGAGCCGCTGCAATCAGGCGAAGCTGCCGACGCCGTCAGATTAGCCGCCAAACAAGCCGGCTACGACGTCCGCGAAGTCATCGGCATAGAACAAGGCAATGAGTGGCCGTTGCTGAGTTTTGCAGCCGACAGTCTGTCGATTTTTTCCGATAGAAAGCTAATCGATCTGCGCTTGCCGTCCGGCAAACCGGGCCAAGACGGCAGCAAAACCCTGATCGCCTATTGCCAAAATCCGCCGCCGGATACGATATTGCTGATAACTTCCGGCAAATTGGACGGAAACGCAGTGAAAGCGCAGTGGTTTCAAGCCATAGACAAACTCGGGGTTATCGTGCAGGTATGGCCCTTGCAAGGCGGCGAGTTGTTAAATTGGCTGCAACGACGTAGCGAAAAAAGAGGCTTGACGCTTAGCCACGACGCCCTTAAAAATCTGGCTGTTAGGGTGGAGGGCAATTTACTGGCCGCAGCCCAAGAAATCGAGAAACTGTTTATTCTGTACGGCACGCACTCGATAGACCCTGCGAAAATCGAATACGGCGTTGCCGACAGCGCTCGCTTCGACGTATTCAGATTGACCGACTATCTACTGGCCGGACGGCTAAACCGTGCGACTAAAGTACTCGGCGGCTTGAAGGCCGAAGGCGTCGCCGCACCGATCGTACTGTGGGCGTTGAGTAGAGAACTGCGCATCCTTTGCAACGCTAAAAGCGAACTGGAAGCCGGTGCCTCGGTAGACAGCGTTTGCCGAAAATATCAGATTAGGGACAAACGCAAACCGGCTACGCTGGAAACCATGAAACGCCTGCGGTCTGAAGATTTGCAACGGCTCGTTTCGTCCTGTGCCCAAATCGACCGCACCATTAAAGGCCAGCTGCCCGGAGATAGCTGGGAAGCCTTATTTCAACTGTGCGTCGGCATCTGTAGACCCGATCTGGGGCTGCAGCACCATTAACCAAGCGCATCAATCAAGCAGCCACTCTCAAACCTGCGTCTTCGATTGAAACAATCGGCAAAAATCTTCTATCTTGGCCGGCGCCGCATACCAGTAGCCTTGGGCTTGGTCGCAGCCGTATTCTTCCAGCAATTGTACTTGAGCGGCCGTTTCCACCCCTTCCGCGATAACCTTAAGTTTCAAGCCGTGCGCCAAGCCGATGATCGAACGCACGATACAGGCGTCGTCCGCATCGACCAAATCTCCAACGAAGGATTTGTCGATTTTTAAGGTATCGACCGGAAAGCGCCGTAAATAACTGAGAGACGAAAAACCGGTACCGAAGTCATCTATAGCCAATTCGATCCCCAAGCCTTTCAGCATCTGCATTTGTTCTATCGCACTCTCGACGTCGTCCATTAAAGCGGTCTCGGTCAGCTCCAACTGCAAGCGGTTACTCGGAAAACCGGTTTCCTCCAACACCCGCTTCACATCGGCAAACAAACCGGCATGCTTGAATTGTCTGGCGGATAAATTAATGGCGATCTTTAATTGATTTAATCCGCTAAATTCCGGACGGGAAAAATCCCGGCAGGCCTTTTTTAACACCCAAACGCCCAGCTCCGCGATGATGCCGCTATGCTCGGCAATCAGGATAAATTCGTCCGGGCCTATGGCCCCCAATTGCGAATTCCAACGCAACAAGGCTTCGGCCCCGCATATCCGGCCGGTCTTTAAGTCTATTTCCGGCTGATAATGCAAGGAAAATTCGTCTCTGTCCATCGCTTTGCGCAAATGACTCTCTATCATCATGCGCCGCATCGCTTTGGCATTAGCCGCCGCATTGTAAAACTCGAATTTGTTGCGTCCGTGGCGTTTGGCGGTGTAAAGCGCGTCGTCCGCATGTTTGATCAATTGAGGGGCATCGGTAGCGTCGTCCGGGTATACGCTAATGCCGATACTGGCGCTGACGAATACACTATGGCTGTCGATGACCAAAGCTTGTTTGACGACATCTATGATGCGCTGAGCAATGTCTCCGGCGTCTGCCGGCGTGTGCAATTGCAAACTGATAATCGCGAATTCGTCGCCGCCCAATCTGGCCACGGTCTCCTGCTCGCGCAAACACGCGTTGATGCGCCGGCCGACTTCGATCAACAGCTTGTCGCCTATCGTATGCCCCAAGGTGTCGTTGACGTGCTTAAATTTATCCAAGTCTAAATACATGACCGAAAACAAGCCCCGATTACGTTTGGCATAGGCAATCGCCTGATCCAGACGCTCGCTGAATAAGCTCCGGTTAGGCAAGTCGGTAAGCGGATCGAAATAAGCCATGTGGCAGATAAGCTGTTCCGAATCTTTACGGTCGCTGATATCGTGTATAACCGACACGAAATTGGTCACCTTATCGTGCTCATCCAACACCGGCGCTATCGACTCCAGACACCAGAACAAATCGCCGTTTTTTTTGCGGTTTAAAAACTCGCCATGCCAAGCGTTTCCGGAGTGTAAAGTCGCCCATAGCTGTTCGTAGGTTTCAGCCGAAGTCAGATCCGACTTAATCAGATTGACTTTTTGCCCGATTACTTCGTCTCGCCGGTAACCTGTGATAGAAAAAAACGCCGGATTACAATATTGGATACGGCTGTCTATGTCTGTTATCACGACCATTCCGGAGCTGTACTCAATCGCCGACGACAACTTGCGCAACTCGTGCAGAGTGATTCTATGACTTTGAACTTCGTCGGCCAAAGCCCGATTCGCCGCCATCAATTCGGCTTGGCTGGGTATCGCCAATGCTTGGGGAATCAACGGCCAAATAAGCAGCGCGGTTGCTACGGAACTGACGGCCGTCGCGGCCTTGACTATGCCGGAAAGCCAATAATCCGGCACCCATATATTCCATATGCTAAGCAAATGCGTGGTACCGCAAAGAAAGATAAACAAACCGAAACCCGCGTAAATCCAGCCGAACTGTATGTCTTTACGCTTGATCAATAAATAAAACAGCGCGAACGGAATCGAATAATAGGAACAGACGATTAACGCATCGGATACGACATGCAACCACAACAAATCGCTTTGCCACAAATAACAATGGCCGTGCGGCAAAAAACCGGAAAACTCGTCGTAAGCAAAGGGTAAAAAGTTCATGACTCTCACTGAGTTACTGCATGTCACAAGCCGAGCAAATCGATCGGCGCAGCTATGGCGCTAGGCGCAGCTTACCGCACTTTTTGTGAAATCAAAACCGAGACATTGAGTCGGCGCAGCCTAAATTTTAGAAAGGCAAATGCAATCACCGCAAGTAAACGACAACCCTAGGGCTGCCATGCGGTCGGCTCGGTTTGATCCGCCGATCGCTTGCAAGCTCAATTCGATACCGAAAACGTAATTCAGTCTTAACCGCTTGACGTTTCAAAAGCCGACAATTCTTGATAGGATTGCTGGGTTTTCAATTTATTCGGATGAAAGTCATGAGCGTAGTCGAAAGAATACAAGAACAACTCACCAGTTATCCGGTGGTGCTGTATATGAAAGGCACTCCGGATTTCCCGCAATGCGGTTTTTCCGGCCGCGTAGTACAGGTGTTGCAAGCCTGCAATGCCGATTACCGGGCCATCAACATTTTCGAGGAACCCGAAGTTCGCGAAGCACTGAAAAGCTATTCCAATTGGCCGACCTATCCGCAGCTTTACATCAACGGCGAACTGG containing:
- the leuS gene encoding leucine--tRNA ligase yields the protein MEEHYTPSAIEQKIQAEWEKSGVFTATEDTGKEKYYCLSMFPYPSGKLHMGHVRNYTIGDVISRFQRMQGKHVLQPMGWDAFGLPAENAAMQNKVHPADWTYSNIDYMRDQLKRLGFGYDWTRELATCDPEYYRWEQWFFLRLLEKGLVYKKTAPVNWCPHDQTVLANEQVIDGCCWRCDTPVEKKEISQWFLKITAYAQELLDDLQKLPGWPEQVRTMQANWIGRSEGVEMDFAVEGFAEPIRIYTTRPDTVMGVTYVAVAAEHPVALHAAAVNPQIAAFIESCKQMETSEAAMETMEKRGIASGYTAAHPLTGEQVPVWIANFVLMSYGTGAVMSVPAHDQRDYEFARKYGISIKPVIAAADGSDDSTHEKAFTDKGVLKNSGEFDGLDFSGAFKAIADKLIALGKGEPKTNFRLRDWGVSRQRYWGAPVPVIYCGDCGMLPVPDEQLPVTLPRDVVLDGSQSPLAAHPEFPHVACPQCGKPARRDTDTFDTFMESSWYFARYASRDCHTAMLDQRADYWLPVDHYIGGIEHAILHLLYARFYTKLLRDQGLIGCDEPFKNLLTQGMVVAETFYQLDEHGHKRYFNLTQIEVERDAKGKIVAAKLLDDGSPVTVGAIEKMSKSKNNGVDPQLLIDKYGADTVRLYTMFTSPPDQSLEWNDAGVEGASRFLKRLWRLVYLHVASGLPQSAADKNTFSDVQKALRRQLHQTLQKVSDDMARRHTFNTAIAANMELVNALNKFEDDSANGQAVRQEALEAVVLMLSPIVPHISQALWRELGHADDIVVRAWPTLDPSALVQDSIEMVVQVNGKLRGKLSVTISASKQEIEALALADDNVLRYIEGKPIKKLIVVPQKLVNIVV
- a CDS encoding LPS-assembly lipoprotein LptE; the protein is MRSTKATQQLSGIVLVLAALWLGGCGFHLRGSLALPSELKQLFLFGSSAALKDEIKNMLRVSDGKIVASPNEAGVVVKVLKEDLRRRVLSVGSTGKSSEVELNYYLRFQFYDNQEAPLLDEQTLEISRDYFNDQTALLAKDNEELVIKKEIYRQAARMLMLRAQAAVDSIKR
- the holA gene encoding DNA polymerase III subunit delta; the protein is MRLKPEQLDAQLQRGPSPVYLISGDEPLQSGEAADAVRLAAKQAGYDVREVIGIEQGNEWPLLSFAADSLSIFSDRKLIDLRLPSGKPGQDGSKTLIAYCQNPPPDTILLITSGKLDGNAVKAQWFQAIDKLGVIVQVWPLQGGELLNWLQRRSEKRGLTLSHDALKNLAVRVEGNLLAAAQEIEKLFILYGTHSIDPAKIEYGVADSARFDVFRLTDYLLAGRLNRATKVLGGLKAEGVAAPIVLWALSRELRILCNAKSELEAGASVDSVCRKYQIRDKRKPATLETMKRLRSEDLQRLVSSCAQIDRTIKGQLPGDSWEALFQLCVGICRPDLGLQHH
- a CDS encoding putative bifunctional diguanylate cyclase/phosphodiesterase, yielding MNFLPFAYDEFSGFLPHGHCYLWQSDLLWLHVVSDALIVCSYYSIPFALFYLLIKRKDIQFGWIYAGFGLFIFLCGTTHLLSIWNIWVPDYWLSGIVKAATAVSSVATALLIWPLIPQALAIPSQAELMAANRALADEVQSHRITLHELRKLSSAIEYSSGMVVITDIDSRIQYCNPAFFSITGYRRDEVIGQKVNLIKSDLTSAETYEQLWATLHSGNAWHGEFLNRKKNGDLFWCLESIAPVLDEHDKVTNFVSVIHDISDRKDSEQLICHMAYFDPLTDLPNRSLFSERLDQAIAYAKRNRGLFSVMYLDLDKFKHVNDTLGHTIGDKLLIEVGRRINACLREQETVARLGGDEFAIISLQLHTPADAGDIAQRIIDVVKQALVIDSHSVFVSASIGISVYPDDATDAPQLIKHADDALYTAKRHGRNKFEFYNAAANAKAMRRMMIESHLRKAMDRDEFSLHYQPEIDLKTGRICGAEALLRWNSQLGAIGPDEFILIAEHSGIIAELGVWVLKKACRDFSRPEFSGLNQLKIAINLSARQFKHAGLFADVKRVLEETGFPSNRLQLELTETALMDDVESAIEQMQMLKGLGIELAIDDFGTGFSSLSYLRRFPVDTLKIDKSFVGDLVDADDACIVRSIIGLAHGLKLKVIAEGVETAAQVQLLEEYGCDQAQGYWYAAPAKIEDFCRLFQSKTQV
- the grxD gene encoding Grx4 family monothiol glutaredoxin, which encodes MSVVERIQEQLTSYPVVLYMKGTPDFPQCGFSGRVVQVLQACNADYRAINIFEEPEVREALKSYSNWPTYPQLYINGELVGGCDIVMDLYNRGELEKMLVKPE